A single Lolium perenne isolate Kyuss_39 chromosome 6, Kyuss_2.0, whole genome shotgun sequence DNA region contains:
- the LOC127306534 gene encoding 3-dehydrosphinganine reductase TSC10A — MAAELLLLLLLVLVTPIGLLAALAFLARPRAARVPLRGRHVFITGGSSGIGLALATAAAREGARVSILARDAARLEAARAAIRAATGQDVAVHAADVRDAAAVARALGEAGAVDVLVCNHGVFVAKELEEQDMEEVRWMVDINLIGTFHLVKAALPAMKARTRETGLPASIAIMSSQAGQVGVYGYTAYSASKFALTGLGESLQHEVISDNIHVSLIFPPDTDTPGLVEEQKSRPEVTNIIAGSSAGMKADDVAKKALNGIKSGRFIVPCNFEGAMLAIATSGLTPQSSPLIAFLEVIGAGPMRFLGLCFQFNWFSIIENWYAKNKKHA; from the exons ATGGCCGCCGAGCTCCTACTcctgctcctcctcgtcctcgtcacaCCAATCGGCCTCCTCGCCGCGCTCGCCTTCCTGGCGCGGCCCCGCGCCGCGCGGGTCCCGCTCAGGGGCCGCCACGTCTTCATCACGGGCGGGTCCAGCGGCATCGGGCTGGCCCTCGCCACGGCCGCCGCGCGCGAGGGCGCGCGGGTCTCCATCCTCGCGCGCGACGCCGCGCGGCTCGAGGCCGCGCGCGCCGCCATCCGGGCCGCCACGGGCCAGGACGTCGCGGTCCACGCGGCCGACGTCCGGGACGCCGCCGCCGTGGCGCGCGCGCTCGGGGAGGCCGGCGCCGTCGACGTGCTCGTCTGCAACCACGGCGTGTTCGTCGCCAAGGAGCTCGAGGAGCAGGACATGGAGGAGGTCAGGTGGATGGTCGACATCAACCTCATCGGCACCTTCCACCTCGTCAAGGCCGCGCTCCCCGCCATGAAGGCCCGCACCCGCGAGACGGGCCTCCCGGCGTCCATCGCCATCATGTCGTCCCAGGCTGGACAG GTTGGCGTTTATGGGTACACTGCGTACTCCGCGAGCAAGTTTGCGCTAACTGGACTCGGGGAGTCGCTGCAGCACGAGGTCATTTCGGACAATATTCACGTCTCCTTGATTTTCCCTCCTGACACGGATACACCGGGTCTCGTTGAGG AGCAAAAAAGCAGGCCAGAGGTTACCAACATCATAGCAGGATCATCTGCTGGAATGAAGGCTGATGATGTCGCTAAGAAGGCTTTGAACGGCATCAAATCTGGAAGGTTTATCGTGCCCTGCAATTTTGAGGGAGCAATGTTGGCTATAGCCACTTCTGGTCTGACCCCCCAGAGTTCACCGTTAATTGCATTCCTGGAGGTGATCGGTGCTGGACCTATGCGGTTTCTAGGGCTGTGTTTCCAGTTCAATTGGTTCTCTATTATTGAGAACTGGTACGCCAAGAACAAGAAGCATGCATGA
- the LOC127306533 gene encoding pentatricopeptide repeat-containing protein OTP51, chloroplastic — MASTSYCATPSPSLRCSAALFPTLASPPPFPRFAVHPLLPRRLAISTPRIRIPQVASALESLVQESDDEDEEDEEDGAGMFKEEAWAASDERDAVRSPDLDVPELEELPEQWRRSRIAWLCKELPAYKHSTFTRILNAQRKWITQEDATYIAVHCLRIRNNDAAYRVFSWMERQHWYRFNFALVTRVADFLGREGKVEKCREMLEAMVKQGRVPAESTFHILTIAYLSTPQGRCLEHACTIYNQMIQMGGYKPRLSLHNSLFRALVSKTGGAAKHNLRQAEFVYHNIVTTNLEVHKEVYAGLIWLHSYQDVIDRERIAALRKEMKRAGFDESVDVLVSVMRAFSKEGRVQETEATWREILQRGSEIPAQAYVCRMEAYARSGERMKSLDIFREMKRQSIPPNVATYHKIIEIMANAKEVDVAEQLMDEFAGSNMKHLMPAFLSLMYMYLDLDMHEKLELAFSKCIARCRPNRILYTIYLESLVRVGNVEKAEEVFDEMHKKGTIGTNTKSCNIMLRGYIFAEDYKKAEKVYDMMCKKKYDVNEESLEKLENGLRLGKKLAVKPIPVSMKLDQEQREILIGLLLGGTQIESHAQRGPHIVNFKFQEDSDAHSVLRVHIHERFFEWLTPASRSFDDESKIPYEFSTIPHLHFGFFADQFFLKGQPVLPKLVHRWLSPRVLAYWFMFGGFKLKSGDIVLKVSGGNSEGVERIVNSLYAQSLPSKVKRKGQFFWIGFQGSNADSFWKTIEPYVLDGFLSLKTQESSNTGSGEDQDTDSDDDIHRSGSEE; from the exons ATGGCGTCCACCTCTTACTGCGCCACTCCATCTCCATCACTGCGATGCTCTGCCGCCCTCTTCCCCACCTTGGCTTCTCCACCTCCCTTCCCCCGTTTCGCCGTCCATCCGCTCCTCCCCCGCCGCCTCGCCATATCCACGCCACGAATTCGAATTCCCCAGGTAGCGTCGGCGCTGGAGTCCCTAGTGCAGGAGTctgacgacgaggacgaggaggatgaggaggacggGGCTGGTATGTTCAAGGAGGAGGCCTGGGCGGCGTCCGACGAGAGGGACGCGGTGAGGTCGCCGGACCTGGACGTGCCCGAGCTGGAGGAGCTGCCCGAGCAGTGGCGCCGCTCCAGGATTGCCTGGCTCTGCAAGGAGCTCCCGGCCTACAAGCACTCCACCTTCACCCGCATCCTCAACGCCCAGCGCAAGTGGATCACCCAGGAGGACGCCACCTACATCGCCGTCCATTGCCTCCGCATCCGCAACAACGATGCCGCATACCGG GTGTTCAGCTGGATGGAGCGGCAGCACTGGTACCGCTTCAACTTCGCGCTTGTCACAAGGGTGGCAGATTTTCTCGGCAGGGAAGGCAAGGTCGAGAAATGCCGGGAGATGCTCGAGGCGATGGTCAAGCAGGGCCGCGTGCCTGCCGAGTCCACCTTCCACATATTGACCATCGCGTACCTCAGCACGCCTCAGGGTCGCTGCCTTGAACACGCTTGCACTATCTACAACCAGATGATACAGATGGGCGGCTACAAGCCCCGCCTCAGCCTTCACAACTCCCTGTTCCGTGCGCTTGTGAGCAAGACGGGAGGGGCTGCGAAGCACAACCTCAGGCAGGCTGAGTTTGTGTACCACAATATCGTCACCACAAATCTTGAGGTGCACAAGGAGGTCTATGCTGGCCTCATCTGGCTTCACAGCTACCAAGATGTCATTGATAGAGAGAGGATCGCGGCTCTTAGGAAGGAAATGAAGCGAGCTGGATTTGATGAGAGTGTTGATGTGCTGGTGTCAGTGATGAGGGCCTTTTCCAAAGAAGGGAGGGTTCAAGAAACAGAGGCAACTTGGCGTGAAATTCTTCAGAGGGGTTCGGAGATTCCTGCTCAGGCCTATGTCTGCCGAATGGAGGCTTATGCACGGAGTGGTGAGCGTATGAAGTCGCTGGATATATTCAGGGAAATGAAGAGGCAAAGCATACCCCCAAATGTTGCCACGTATCATAAGATAATTGAGATAATGGCGAACGCCAAGGAGGTTGATGTCGCGGAACAACTTATGGACGAATTTGCTGGGAGCAACATGAAGCATCTGATGCCAGCATTTCTCAGCCTGATGTACATGTACTTGGATCTTGATATGCATGAGAAACTAGAACTAGCTTTCTCAAAATGCATTGCTAGGTGCCGGCCAAATCGAATCTTGTACACCATCTATCTGGAATCATTGGTGAGGGTTGGAAACGTCGAGAAGGCTGAGGAGGTCTTTGATGAAATGCACAAAAAAGGGACGATAGGTACCAATACGAAGTCTTGCAACATCATGCTCAGAGGTTATATTTTCGCAGAAGATTATAAGAAAGCTGAAAAGGTTTATGATATGATGTGTAAAAAGAAGTACGATGTAAATGAAGAGTCATTGGAGAAACTTGAAAATGGTCTCCGTCTTGGCAAGAAACTCGCTGTGAAGCCAATACCCGTGAGCATGAAGTTGGATCAAGAGCAGCGTGAGATTTTGATTGGTTTGCTTCTGGGAGGTACACAGATTGAATCTCATGCACAAAGAGGGCCCCatattgtcaattttaagttccagGAAGATTCTGATGCCCATTCGGTTTTAAGGGTGCACATTCACGAACGTTTCTTTGAATGGCTAACTCCAGCAAGCAGATCATTCGATGATGAGAGCAAGATACCTTATGAGTTCTCAACCATACCTCATCTCCATTTCGGTTTCTTTGCGGATCAGTTCTTTCTGAAAGGCCAGCCTGTTCTCCCAAAGCTTGTCCATAGGTGGTTATCTCCACGTGTTCTAGCGTATTGGTTCATGTTTGGAGGCTTCAAACTCAAATCAGGTGATATTGTTCTCAAGGTTAGCGGTGGGAATAGTGAGGGTGTTGAGAGAATTGTGAACTCCTTGTATGCACAGTCCTTACCAAGTAAAGTGAAGAGGAAAGGGCAATTCTTCTGGATAGGTTTTCAAGGGAGCAATGCAGATTCTTTCTGGAAAACAATAGAACCTTATGTATTGGATGGTTTCCTGAGTTTGAAAACACAGGAAAGCAGCAACACCGGTTCTGGTGAGGATCAGGACACTGATTCTGATGATGATATTCATAGGAGTGGAAGTGAAGAGTAA
- the LOC127306531 gene encoding uncharacterized protein → MQRQHFVPGGEEPGGGPPADEKKLKRPATESSAGDEDELPPRTKRRMKDTQQKPSAQAAGAASSVRAVLQDFLEQQQRLDAQRQEAAARHAQERLALERQWRQEMQRLERERLMLEQAWREREEQRRAREEARADRRDALLNNLLNRLLHENL, encoded by the coding sequence ATGCAACGGCAGCACTTCGTGCCCGGAGGAGAAGAGCCAGGAGGAGGACCGCCCGCCGACGAGAAGAAGCTCAAGAGACCCGCGACCGAGTCCTCCGCCGGCGACGAGGACGAGCTGCCCCCAAGAACGAAGCGGAGGATGAAGGACACGCAGCAGAAGCCGAGCGCCCAGGCCGCCGGCGCGGCCTCCTCCGTCCGCGCCGTGCTGCAGGACTTCCTGGAGCAGCAGCAGCGCCTGGACGCGCagcggcaggaggcggcggcgcggcacgCGCAGGAGCGGCTGGCCTTGGAGCGGCAGTGGCGGCAGGAGATGCAGCGGCTGGAGCGGGAGCGGCTGatgctggagcaggcgtggcggGAGCGCGAGGAGCAGAGGAGGGCCAGGGAGGAGGCCAGGGCCGACAGGAGGGACGCGCTGCTGAACAACCTGCTGAACAGGCTCCTGCACGAAAACCTCTAG